One genomic segment of Amycolatopsis sp. WQ 127309 includes these proteins:
- a CDS encoding helix-turn-helix domain-containing protein, translating to MDFLADCPTRLAFDLVANTWNPVVLWALRHGPRRHGELRRSIGGISAKVLTETVRRLESDGLLERRDGGYALTPLGSSFLEPIEGFGRWAAEHGDDVVAAQTRARPA from the coding sequence ATGGACTTTCTCGCCGACTGCCCGACGCGGCTCGCGTTCGACCTCGTCGCCAACACCTGGAACCCGGTGGTGCTGTGGGCGCTGCGCCACGGCCCGCGCCGGCACGGCGAACTGCGCCGCTCGATCGGCGGGATCAGCGCCAAGGTGCTCACGGAAACCGTGCGGCGCCTGGAGTCCGACGGTCTCCTCGAGCGCCGCGACGGCGGCTACGCCCTCACGCCGCTGGGCTCGAGTTTCCTGGAGCCGATCGAAGGCTTCGGGCGGTGGGCGGCTGAGCACGGCGACGACGTCGTCGCCGCTCAAACCCGAGCACGACCAGCGTGA
- a CDS encoding sugar-binding transcriptional regulator: MSMSKKQSSLTEAMLLATVARRFYVQGRSKLEIADEFDVSRFKVARMLDTAMESGLVRVEFALPAPVDLTLSDEVRSAYGLDRALVLERSTEREPKEVVRARIGALAARLLEEIVTTDDILGLSWARSVNALTEAIRTLARCPVVQLCGVQAGMDMRGRSVETVSRVTAVSGGDAYPIFGPLVLPDRRTTETLRRQPGIVETFGQFRNLTKAVVSIGAWQPGESTVYDALDEAERAAIAARGATAEVAARLFDASGNALSTGLAHHVLAISHEELMAVPEVIALGYSKPKASAVDAVLRSGMVSTLITDAAAAVPLLALAAKNPPVLPGR, encoded by the coding sequence GACCGTCGCCCGGCGCTTCTACGTGCAGGGACGCTCCAAGCTGGAGATCGCCGACGAATTCGACGTCAGCCGCTTCAAGGTCGCGCGGATGCTCGACACCGCCATGGAATCCGGCCTGGTCAGAGTGGAGTTCGCCCTGCCGGCGCCGGTGGACCTGACCCTGTCGGACGAGGTCCGGTCGGCCTACGGCCTGGACCGGGCCCTCGTGCTGGAACGCTCAACCGAGCGTGAGCCGAAGGAGGTCGTCCGGGCCAGGATCGGCGCGCTCGCGGCCCGGCTGCTCGAAGAGATCGTGACGACCGACGACATCCTCGGGCTCTCCTGGGCCCGCTCGGTGAACGCGCTGACCGAGGCGATCCGGACGCTGGCGCGCTGCCCGGTCGTCCAGCTCTGCGGAGTGCAGGCGGGGATGGACATGCGCGGCCGCTCGGTCGAGACGGTCAGCCGGGTGACGGCGGTGTCCGGCGGCGACGCCTACCCGATCTTCGGGCCGCTGGTGCTGCCGGACCGCCGCACGACCGAGACCCTGCGGCGGCAGCCCGGCATCGTGGAGACGTTCGGCCAGTTCCGGAACCTGACGAAGGCCGTGGTCAGCATCGGCGCGTGGCAACCAGGCGAGTCGACGGTCTACGACGCGCTGGACGAGGCGGAGCGAGCGGCGATAGCGGCCCGCGGCGCGACGGCGGAGGTCGCGGCCCGGCTGTTCGACGCGTCCGGCAACGCGTTGTCCACCGGCCTGGCCCATCACGTGCTGGCGATCAGCCACGAGGAGCTGATGGCGGTGCCGGAGGTGATCGCTTTGGGTTACAGCAAGCCGAAAGCGTCGGCGGTGGACGCGGTACTGCGGTCGGGCATGGTCTCGACGCTGATCACCGACGCGGCGGCCGCGGTGCCGCTCCTGGCCCTGGCGGCGAAGAACCCGCCTGTACTCCCGGGGAGGTAG
- a CDS encoding NADPH-dependent F420 reductase has protein sequence MRIGIFGTGAMATALGPHWTNAGHELRVAGRGTGTWAEVAAFADAVLLAIPADAVFDVLPKAGPLHGKVLVDCTNQPGPTGTEPPPGTPVATRIAAAAPGAHVVKAFNLAHVDVWREPPATLTVPLCGDDPAALDVVRTLVRDVGCTPVLGGGLDRAHLLEATAAFAIGLWFAGEDARAILVSADG, from the coding sequence ATGCGGATCGGGATCTTCGGCACGGGCGCGATGGCGACGGCACTGGGCCCGCACTGGACGAACGCCGGCCACGAACTGCGGGTGGCCGGCCGCGGCACCGGGACGTGGGCCGAGGTGGCGGCCTTCGCGGACGCCGTGCTCCTGGCGATCCCCGCGGACGCCGTCTTCGACGTCCTGCCGAAAGCGGGCCCGCTGCACGGCAAAGTGCTGGTGGACTGCACCAACCAGCCCGGCCCGACCGGTACCGAGCCCCCGCCCGGCACCCCGGTGGCGACCCGGATCGCGGCCGCCGCGCCGGGCGCGCACGTCGTCAAGGCGTTCAACCTGGCCCACGTCGACGTCTGGCGCGAGCCACCCGCGACGCTCACGGTGCCGCTGTGCGGCGACGACCCGGCGGCCCTCGACGTCGTCCGCACGCTGGTCCGCGACGTCGGCTGCACCCCGGTCCTCGGCGGCGGCCTGGACCGCGCGCACCTGCTGGAGGCGACGGCGGCGTTCGCCATCGGCCTGTGGTTCGCGGGCGAGGACGCCCGGGCGATCCTGGTTTCAGCCGACGGCTGA